A genomic region of Gallaecimonas xiamenensis 3-C-1 contains the following coding sequences:
- a CDS encoding penicillin acylase family protein, producing MQRHTSLMALGALSCLWLAGCGDSSDDNNPPLPSQRFQANITYTSHGVPHIQATDYAGLGYGIGYAQARDNLCTLSEQLMKLKAQKTRYFGAGSGQANLLSDIGYQALDYEAQAQSLYANLSADAKALMEGYAAGFNRSLDERQGPEQYPSPCRGADWVTAISAQDLLAYQLDLAGMASARSFLPAIAAAQPPESGATALNAQLDASQVFTAEGIGSNGWALGQDKMADAKSGLLGNPHFPWDGELRFFEQHLTIPGELDVTGVGMIGLPVVVIGFNQHLGWTHTVSQSKRFTLYQLELDPQNPLRYKFDDQYLDMTSKTLTVTVKQADGSLVEVPRTVYFSRFGPVVDLSSLSPALGWTQASAISFRDANAGNIRMLEQWLAMDKAQSRDAFFGAFADHQGLPWVNTLMVADDGSASYMDGTQVPQLGAQAEGYWAAASQSPQLAPIWQDGAGSVLLPGNSAAYDWVDSGDAGAPGLVPFSKAPQATRQDYLFNANSSHWLANLDAPLEGYSLMYGPERTVRSPRTRYNAQLISGTGEVNLAGSDGRFSLAELQRVLTHNSSLFAGSFRNALVSRCSQYPSIQVDGSPFDLTPACTALANWDGTYNLDSTGAQVMREFLAAFRVSGHRTLADSLFAEPFDPARAAFTPAGLAPMPSLDPNEDPVLQALAAAAKRLNGAGIALDAPLRDLQYVLKATGKAAIPVTGANAYEGVFNMAETKVPSRSTSDLAINLVGSPRADSPLTSLDEDGSGATERYRINYGSSFVMALAFGEQGPQAQMFLSYSQAHDPESPFFDDQTQAYSQLAWRPMLFSADQVAAEAVETLDISGN from the coding sequence ATGCAGCGACATACCAGCCTCATGGCCCTGGGGGCATTGAGTTGCCTCTGGCTGGCCGGTTGCGGCGACAGCAGCGACGACAATAATCCGCCCCTGCCCAGCCAGCGTTTCCAAGCCAACATCACCTACACCAGCCACGGTGTGCCCCATATCCAGGCCACGGATTATGCGGGCCTGGGCTACGGCATCGGCTACGCCCAGGCCAGGGACAACCTCTGTACCCTGTCCGAACAGCTGATGAAACTCAAGGCGCAAAAGACCCGTTACTTCGGCGCCGGCAGCGGCCAGGCCAACCTGTTGTCGGACATCGGCTACCAGGCCCTGGACTACGAGGCCCAGGCCCAGTCCCTTTATGCCAATCTCTCCGCCGACGCCAAGGCGCTGATGGAAGGCTACGCCGCCGGCTTCAACCGCAGCCTGGATGAACGCCAAGGCCCTGAGCAGTATCCCTCGCCCTGCCGTGGCGCCGACTGGGTAACCGCCATCAGCGCCCAAGACCTGCTGGCTTACCAGCTGGATCTGGCCGGCATGGCCAGCGCCCGCAGCTTCCTGCCGGCCATCGCCGCCGCCCAGCCTCCTGAAAGCGGCGCCACCGCCCTTAATGCCCAACTTGACGCCAGCCAGGTCTTTACCGCCGAAGGTATCGGCAGTAACGGCTGGGCCCTGGGCCAGGACAAAATGGCCGACGCCAAGTCCGGCCTGCTGGGCAACCCCCACTTTCCCTGGGACGGGGAGCTGCGCTTTTTCGAGCAGCACCTGACCATTCCCGGCGAGCTGGATGTCACCGGGGTCGGCATGATCGGCCTGCCGGTGGTGGTGATCGGCTTTAACCAGCACCTGGGCTGGACCCACACAGTGTCCCAGTCCAAGCGCTTTACCCTCTACCAGTTGGAGCTGGACCCGCAAAACCCGCTGCGCTACAAGTTCGACGACCAGTACCTGGACATGACCAGCAAGACCCTGACGGTCACCGTCAAGCAGGCGGACGGTTCTCTGGTGGAGGTGCCCCGCACCGTCTATTTCAGCCGCTTCGGGCCCGTGGTAGACCTGTCGTCCCTGTCCCCGGCCCTGGGCTGGACCCAGGCCAGCGCCATCAGCTTCCGTGACGCCAACGCCGGCAATATCCGCATGCTCGAGCAGTGGCTGGCCATGGACAAGGCACAAAGCCGCGACGCCTTCTTCGGCGCCTTTGCCGACCACCAGGGCCTGCCCTGGGTCAACACCCTGATGGTGGCCGACGACGGCAGCGCCTCCTACATGGACGGCACCCAGGTGCCCCAGCTGGGCGCCCAGGCCGAAGGCTATTGGGCCGCCGCCTCCCAAAGCCCACAGCTGGCCCCCATCTGGCAGGACGGCGCCGGTTCGGTGTTGTTGCCGGGCAACAGCGCCGCCTATGACTGGGTCGACAGCGGCGACGCCGGTGCCCCTGGCCTGGTGCCATTTAGCAAGGCGCCCCAGGCAACCCGTCAGGACTACCTGTTCAATGCCAACTCCAGCCACTGGCTGGCCAACCTGGACGCCCCCCTGGAAGGCTACAGCCTGATGTACGGCCCGGAGCGCACTGTGCGCAGCCCCCGCACCCGCTACAACGCCCAGCTGATCTCCGGCACCGGCGAAGTGAACCTGGCCGGCAGCGACGGCCGCTTCAGCCTGGCCGAACTGCAAAGGGTGCTGACCCACAACAGCTCTCTCTTTGCCGGCAGCTTCCGTAACGCCCTGGTCAGCCGTTGCAGCCAGTACCCCAGCATCCAGGTGGACGGTAGCCCCTTCGACCTGACCCCGGCCTGCACCGCCCTGGCCAACTGGGACGGCACCTACAACCTCGACAGCACCGGCGCCCAGGTGATGCGTGAGTTCCTGGCCGCCTTCAGGGTGTCCGGCCACCGCACCCTGGCCGACAGCCTCTTTGCCGAGCCCTTCGACCCGGCCCGCGCCGCCTTTACCCCGGCCGGCCTGGCCCCCATGCCGAGCCTGGACCCCAACGAGGACCCGGTGCTGCAAGCTCTGGCGGCCGCCGCCAAGCGCCTCAACGGCGCCGGTATCGCCCTGGACGCGCCCCTGAGGGACCTGCAATACGTGCTGAAGGCCACCGGCAAGGCCGCCATCCCGGTAACCGGCGCCAACGCCTATGAAGGGGTCTTCAACATGGCCGAAACCAAGGTGCCGTCCCGCTCCACCTCGGACCTGGCCATAAACCTGGTGGGCAGCCCCAGGGCCGACTCGCCCCTGACCAGCCTGGACGAAGACGGCAGCGGCGCCACCGAGCGTTACCGCATCAACTACGGCTCCAGTTTCGTGATGGCCCTGGCCTTCGGCGAGCAAGGCCCCCAGGCCCAGATGTTCCTGAGCTACAGCCAGGCCCATGACCCCGAGTCGCCGTTTTTCGACGACCAGACCCAGGCCTACAGCCAGCTGGCCTGGCGGCCCATGCTGTTCAGCGCCGACCAGGTGGCGGCCGAGGCCGTGGAAACCCTGGATATCAGCGGCAACTGA
- a CDS encoding helix-turn-helix domain-containing protein has product MNYATGAAALIGLCLSGVLFFATLSWMVNRAHTRLTSAWLVGLAFLVVLQSLEFLYHATDLFTHWPFFLKLIDPLVVLLPLCLYGYIQALQGRNLARPRRRLLLHASPALLVALLDLPYWSLPGGEKVAWMLKARLGEDQWTLITPYGNQYLAIIAALCLGYWLLQHRQGYRGRKSRLGSWLAKLQGVQLLVAASLTGRILLSELAGLDLSVAYTLAPVSAYLLYLVLSHAQLPTAMAPKAAAPGKAVTLAVPQEDEGLALLFADLEQALAKGAFRNNELSLGKLAALCGMTSHQASAAINQCSGAHFYDWVNQYRVQAAQQALAGTDTPVARICYEVGFNAKSTFNTAFRRLSGCTPTQYRRQHGSNAPEPPSADTP; this is encoded by the coding sequence ATGAATTACGCAACAGGCGCAGCAGCGCTGATCGGGCTCTGCCTGAGCGGGGTCCTGTTCTTCGCCACCCTGAGCTGGATGGTGAACCGTGCCCATACCCGTTTGACCTCGGCCTGGCTGGTGGGGCTGGCCTTCCTGGTAGTGCTCCAGTCCCTGGAATTTCTCTACCACGCCACCGACCTGTTCACCCATTGGCCGTTTTTCCTCAAACTCATCGACCCCTTGGTGGTACTGCTGCCGCTGTGCCTGTACGGCTATATCCAGGCGTTGCAGGGGCGCAACTTGGCCAGACCCCGTCGCCGCTTATTGCTGCACGCCAGCCCGGCGCTGCTGGTGGCGCTGCTGGACCTGCCTTACTGGAGCCTGCCGGGGGGCGAAAAGGTGGCCTGGATGCTCAAGGCTCGCCTGGGGGAGGACCAGTGGACCCTGATCACCCCCTACGGCAATCAGTACCTGGCCATTATTGCCGCCCTGTGCCTCGGCTATTGGCTGCTCCAACATCGCCAGGGGTACCGGGGCCGAAAGTCCCGCCTGGGCAGTTGGCTGGCCAAGCTGCAAGGGGTACAGCTGCTGGTGGCTGCCTCTCTCACCGGGCGCATCCTCCTCAGTGAGCTGGCGGGCCTGGACCTGTCGGTGGCCTATACCCTGGCCCCGGTCAGCGCCTATTTGCTGTACCTGGTGTTAAGCCATGCCCAGCTGCCCACCGCCATGGCCCCCAAGGCCGCCGCCCCCGGCAAGGCCGTTACCCTGGCAGTGCCCCAGGAGGACGAGGGCCTGGCCCTGTTGTTTGCCGACCTGGAACAGGCCCTGGCTAAGGGCGCCTTTCGGAACAACGAACTGTCGCTGGGGAAATTGGCGGCCCTGTGCGGCATGACCAGTCACCAGGCGTCCGCCGCCATCAACCAGTGCTCTGGGGCCCATTTCTACGACTGGGTCAACCAATACCGGGTGCAGGCGGCCCAGCAGGCCCTGGCCGGCACCGACACCCCGGTGGCCCGCATCTGCTATGAGGTGGGTTTCAATGCCAAGTCCACCTTCAACACCGCCTTTCGCCGCCTCAGCGGCTGCACCCCCACCCAGTACCGGCGCCAACATGGCTCCAACGCGCCAGAGCCACCGTCCGCAGACACGCCCTAG
- a CDS encoding amidohydrolase, with protein MRSSVISLALLAALAAPSQAQDLKADLGNQIHQLMPKVIDWRRDIHQHPELSNSEVRTSQLVAAHLKKLGLEVRTGIAHHGVVGILKGGKPGPVVALRADMDALPVAEKTGLPYASKVKALFAGEEVGVMHACGHDAHTAMLMGAAEALAKLRKDIPGTVIFLFQPAEEGAPPGEEGGAALMLKEGVFKDPKPDAIFGLHVWPMEAGKIFVRPEGTMAASDRFEVTIKGQQTHGSSPWRGVDPVTVAGSMIEAIELLPSRQVDVTKAPVVVSIGQVKGGIRFNIIPDEVKLVGTIRTFDEQMRSDLIERMERTVKHVAEASGASATLEVSSGAAVTWNDAKLTDWAGQSLAWAAGDKGVGSLKPITGAEDFSYFQQQVPGVFFFLGVAPEGKPLADVAPNHSPYFVVNESALENGVRALSGLALDYLSKGSGQ; from the coding sequence ATGCGCAGCTCTGTTATTTCCCTGGCCCTGCTGGCGGCCCTTGCCGCCCCCAGCCAGGCCCAGGATCTCAAGGCCGACCTTGGTAACCAAATCCACCAGTTGATGCCCAAGGTCATCGACTGGCGCCGGGACATTCACCAGCACCCGGAACTGTCTAACAGTGAAGTGCGCACCAGCCAGCTGGTGGCGGCCCACCTGAAGAAACTGGGATTGGAAGTGCGTACCGGCATCGCCCACCACGGTGTGGTGGGTATCCTCAAGGGCGGCAAGCCCGGCCCCGTGGTGGCGCTGCGGGCCGATATGGACGCCCTGCCGGTGGCCGAGAAAACCGGCCTGCCCTATGCGTCCAAGGTCAAAGCCCTTTTTGCCGGTGAGGAAGTGGGAGTAATGCATGCCTGCGGCCATGACGCCCACACCGCCATGCTGATGGGAGCCGCCGAGGCTTTGGCCAAGCTGCGCAAGGATATACCCGGCACCGTCATCTTCCTGTTCCAGCCCGCCGAGGAAGGGGCTCCTCCCGGTGAAGAAGGGGGTGCCGCCCTGATGCTCAAGGAAGGGGTGTTCAAGGATCCCAAACCCGACGCCATCTTCGGCCTGCACGTCTGGCCCATGGAAGCCGGCAAGATCTTCGTGCGCCCCGAGGGCACCATGGCCGCCTCCGACCGCTTCGAGGTCACCATCAAGGGCCAGCAGACCCACGGCTCCAGCCCCTGGCGCGGGGTGGATCCGGTAACGGTGGCCGGCTCGATGATCGAGGCCATCGAACTGCTGCCGTCGCGGCAGGTGGACGTGACCAAGGCGCCGGTGGTGGTGTCCATTGGCCAGGTCAAAGGGGGCATCCGCTTTAACATCATCCCCGACGAGGTCAAGCTGGTGGGGACCATCCGCACCTTCGACGAACAGATGCGCAGCGATTTGATTGAACGGATGGAGCGTACCGTCAAACACGTGGCCGAGGCGTCCGGCGCCAGCGCCACCCTGGAGGTGTCCAGCGGCGCCGCCGTCACCTGGAACGACGCCAAGCTCACCGACTGGGCCGGCCAAAGCCTGGCCTGGGCGGCCGGAGACAAAGGTGTGGGCAGCCTCAAGCCCATTACCGGCGCCGAGGACTTTTCCTACTTCCAGCAGCAGGTGCCTGGGGTGTTCTTCTTCCTGGGGGTAGCCCCCGAAGGCAAGCCCCTGGCGGACGTGGCCCCCAACCATTCCCCCTATTTCGTGGTCAACGAAAGCGCCTTGGAAAACGGCGTCAGGGCCCTGTCCGGCCTGGCCCTGGATTACCTCAGCAAGGGTAGCGGCCAGTGA
- a CDS encoding SRPBCC family protein, producing MKAWLGLLLCLGASAQAQVVSSSATGFALRQEAQISASPQLAYEQFLAIGQWWDSDHSWFGDAGKMTLEPRVGGCFCETNGKRQALHMQVTYVDPGKELRMVGGLGPLQMMGLTGGMAWRFEPVAGGKTLISLHYQVAGYAAGGLEKLAAIVDQVQGAQLARLKAQIDGKSRSPGKAAK from the coding sequence GTGAAAGCCTGGCTTGGCTTACTGCTGTGCCTGGGGGCGAGCGCCCAGGCACAGGTTGTCAGCAGCAGCGCCACCGGCTTTGCCCTGCGCCAGGAGGCCCAGATATCGGCCTCTCCGCAGCTGGCCTATGAGCAATTCCTGGCCATAGGCCAGTGGTGGGACAGCGACCACAGCTGGTTCGGCGACGCCGGCAAGATGACCCTGGAACCCCGGGTGGGCGGCTGCTTTTGCGAAACTAACGGCAAGCGCCAAGCCCTGCACATGCAGGTGACCTACGTGGACCCGGGCAAGGAACTGAGGATGGTCGGCGGCCTGGGGCCCTTGCAGATGATGGGATTGACCGGCGGCATGGCCTGGCGCTTTGAGCCGGTTGCCGGCGGCAAGACCCTTATTAGCCTGCACTACCAGGTGGCAGGCTACGCCGCCGGTGGCCTGGAAAAGCTGGCCGCCATCGTCGACCAGGTGCAAGGGGCCCAGTTGGCCAGGCTCAAGGCACAGATCGACGGTAAGTCCCGCTCGCCAGGTAAAGCAGCAAAGTAA
- a CDS encoding DUF2238 domain-containing protein has protein sequence MLNRYFPEGLALLYALLFLALGWQVADRTVWYAEVTPLLATYALLLLTAKAFRFSNLSYLCFFVPLLWHAIGAHYTFSLVPLDWLTGPLGLDRNPYDRIGHFLVGLFAVPIVELLLRRRLCGPWLAALFAFFAISTVAALYEVIEWAYAALEGGDAGISFLGAQGDPWDAQKDMLADMLGAALTLLLYLASGTYRRSVP, from the coding sequence ATGCTCAACCGCTATTTTCCCGAAGGACTGGCCCTACTTTACGCCCTGCTATTCCTGGCCCTGGGTTGGCAGGTGGCTGACCGCACCGTCTGGTACGCCGAAGTCACGCCCTTGTTGGCCACCTATGCCCTGCTATTGCTGACCGCCAAGGCTTTTCGGTTCTCCAACCTGTCCTACCTGTGTTTCTTCGTACCCCTGCTCTGGCACGCCATAGGCGCCCATTACACCTTTTCCCTGGTACCCCTGGACTGGCTGACTGGCCCCCTGGGCCTGGACCGTAACCCCTATGACCGCATAGGCCACTTCCTGGTAGGCCTGTTTGCGGTGCCCATAGTGGAGCTGCTGCTGCGCCGGCGCCTGTGCGGCCCCTGGCTGGCAGCCCTGTTCGCCTTCTTTGCCATCAGCACAGTGGCAGCGCTCTATGAGGTTATCGAGTGGGCCTATGCAGCCCTGGAGGGGGGAGATGCGGGAATAAGCTTCCTGGGTGCCCAAGGAGACCCCTGGGACGCCCAGAAAGACATGCTGGCCGACATGTTGGGAGCCGCCCTTACTTTGCTGCTTTACCTGGCGAGCGGGACTTACCGTCGATCTGTGCCTTGA
- a CDS encoding LysR family transcriptional regulator, protein MSLTERLADMAVFASVVDAGSFSLAAGNLGLSKGAVSKAVSRLEGHLKLKLLHRTTRQLRLTAEGQTCYDYCRQILQSASAAEEHLGELRCEPQGLVRISAPVTYGSLQVAPLLPELMARHPKLQLDLSLDDRQVDLVAEQVDIAVRGGPLASSSLIARPLAPLHIRLLATPDYFARHGRPQHPEDLGRCRNRFPCLTYSSRPGDQQWRFYKGQQHLDVNVASRLAMNNNLALRHCLMAGLGLAYLPTYSLAEELAQGQLETVLEDFMPQPYPVNLVYAERRHLSTAIKATLDFLQDKLSQATS, encoded by the coding sequence ATGAGCCTGACCGAGCGTCTGGCCGACATGGCCGTGTTCGCCAGCGTGGTGGACGCCGGCAGCTTCAGCCTGGCCGCAGGCAATCTGGGGCTGTCCAAGGGTGCTGTCAGCAAGGCGGTAAGCCGCCTGGAGGGGCACCTCAAGCTCAAGCTGCTCCATCGCACCACCCGCCAGCTGCGCCTTACCGCAGAGGGGCAAACCTGTTACGACTACTGCCGACAGATACTGCAAAGCGCCAGCGCCGCCGAAGAACACCTGGGCGAGCTGCGCTGCGAACCCCAAGGGCTGGTGCGGATCAGCGCCCCTGTCACCTACGGCAGCCTGCAGGTGGCGCCGCTACTGCCCGAATTGATGGCTCGGCACCCCAAACTGCAACTGGACCTGTCCCTGGACGACCGCCAGGTGGATCTGGTGGCAGAACAGGTGGACATCGCCGTGCGCGGCGGCCCGCTGGCCAGTTCTTCCCTCATTGCCCGGCCCTTGGCGCCGCTCCATATCCGGCTGCTGGCCACCCCGGACTACTTCGCCCGCCACGGCCGCCCCCAGCACCCTGAAGACCTGGGCCGTTGTCGCAACCGCTTCCCCTGCCTGACCTACAGCAGCCGCCCCGGCGACCAGCAATGGCGCTTTTACAAGGGCCAGCAGCACCTGGATGTGAACGTGGCCAGCCGCCTGGCCATGAACAACAACCTGGCCCTGCGCCACTGCCTGATGGCAGGCCTGGGCTTGGCCTACTTGCCCACCTATTCCCTGGCCGAAGAGCTGGCCCAAGGGCAGCTGGAAACGGTATTGGAAGATTTCATGCCCCAGCCTTATCCGGTAAACCTGGTCTATGCCGAGCGGCGTCACCTCAGCACCGCCATAAAGGCCACCCTGGACTTTCTGCAAGACAAGTTGAGCCAGGCAACAAGCTGA
- a CDS encoding polymer-forming cytoskeletal protein has translation MAIFTSDNRKPQDPMATTVIAAGTVLSGELELACNLHLDGHIQGIVRADQAVRIGRDGQVSGEIKAESLTVAGKIDGTIQAKLVEIVEGGLIEGTVYCEELIIGKGGRFFGESKPLKTNITPLKSETKDKAPEAKSEPVAAKG, from the coding sequence ATGGCCATCTTTACTAGCGACAATCGAAAGCCTCAGGACCCTATGGCAACCACCGTTATCGCAGCAGGAACCGTACTCAGTGGCGAGCTTGAGCTCGCCTGCAACCTCCACCTCGACGGACACATCCAAGGAATCGTCCGAGCCGACCAAGCCGTTCGTATTGGCCGAGACGGCCAAGTAAGCGGTGAGATTAAGGCCGAAAGCCTGACCGTAGCCGGCAAAATCGACGGTACCATCCAGGCCAAACTGGTGGAGATCGTCGAGGGCGGCCTTATCGAAGGCACCGTCTACTGCGAAGAGCTCATCATCGGTAAGGGCGGCCGTTTCTTCGGCGAGTCCAAGCCCCTGAAGACCAACATCACCCCGCTCAAATCCGAGACCAAAGACAAGGCCCCGGAAGCCAAGAGCGAGCCGGTCGCGGCCAAGGGTTAA